Proteins encoded in a region of the Natronorubrum halophilum genome:
- a CDS encoding AI-2E family transporter → MTANATANRNRRYVLAGVVTVLGLVTGGILLEVLGTILFALTVAYVLLPVQGWLVRRGLSEWLSAVAATLIGFVSAIVVFSPIFITLYFRMDQMIAIIEDIPREIPVTAFDVSYTIDVAEVQSLVLDFLSDAAVSFAAALPVLAIKFALFVILLFAILFKGDAAGRAAIAPVPHEYRDIVYALARRARETLYAIYVLQLATSVATLLIGYPLFWVLGYEAAFTLAIIAAILQFVPIIGPSMLIAPITLYHVAAGDLVAAVLIGVLGIGLVAWFPDIGVRPRLAQRSAGLPGSLYFVGFTGGLFTLGAIGIVVGPLIVAVFVEAVDLLADEINGEITFSELAESELEGPPEERTGTETTMTSPAESGTSSSDD, encoded by the coding sequence GTGACAGCGAACGCAACGGCGAACAGGAACCGCCGATACGTCCTTGCCGGCGTCGTCACGGTACTCGGACTCGTTACCGGTGGTATCCTGCTCGAGGTTCTCGGGACGATCCTGTTCGCGCTGACGGTGGCGTACGTTCTCTTACCCGTTCAGGGCTGGTTGGTGAGACGTGGCCTTTCCGAGTGGCTGTCAGCAGTCGCGGCGACCCTGATCGGGTTCGTCAGCGCTATCGTCGTCTTCTCGCCGATTTTCATCACGCTCTACTTCCGGATGGATCAGATGATCGCCATCATCGAGGATATTCCTCGAGAGATTCCGGTGACCGCCTTCGACGTCTCGTACACGATCGACGTCGCCGAGGTGCAGTCGCTCGTGCTCGACTTTCTCAGCGATGCCGCCGTCTCGTTCGCGGCGGCGCTGCCGGTGCTCGCGATCAAGTTTGCGCTCTTCGTCATCCTCCTGTTCGCGATCCTGTTCAAGGGTGATGCCGCCGGTCGAGCCGCGATCGCACCGGTTCCGCACGAGTATCGCGACATCGTCTACGCGCTCGCTCGACGCGCGCGTGAAACGCTGTACGCGATCTACGTGCTGCAGCTTGCGACGTCAGTTGCGACGCTGCTCATCGGCTACCCGCTGTTCTGGGTACTCGGTTACGAGGCGGCGTTTACCCTCGCGATCATCGCTGCGATCCTCCAGTTCGTTCCGATTATCGGCCCCAGCATGCTCATCGCGCCGATCACGCTCTATCACGTCGCCGCGGGCGACCTCGTCGCTGCCGTCCTCATCGGCGTCCTCGGGATCGGGCTCGTCGCGTGGTTCCCCGATATCGGCGTTCGACCGCGGCTCGCTCAACGTTCGGCGGGTCTTCCGGGCAGCCTCTATTTCGTCGGCTTCACCGGCGGGCTCTTTACCCTCGGCGCGATCGGTATCGTCGTCGGCCCGCTGATCGTCGCCGTCTTCGTCGAAGCCGTCGATCTTCTCGCGGACGAGATCAACGGCGAGATCACGTTCTCCGAACTCGCCGAGTCCGAACTCGAGGGACCACCGGAGGAGCGGACCGGAACTGAGACGACGATGACGTCGCCCGCCGAATCCGGTACGTCATCGTCCGACGACTGA
- a CDS encoding DUF5518 domain-containing protein, translated as MVTSRTLVNALVGAVVGVILSFVPFSTVIGGIVAGFLDGPDVREGAIVGALAGAITFVPIAGFAIFGLGILGFGMGIVAAPFEGFAIVAFVVVAAVAVLFLYTVGLSLLGGYLGAYLAREYPERRARTREAIGLSSSNRSRSVESTRPPGPQSDSSVVRDRGTDRLDARDSGREHKPGRSDADDSRRDRDTERYRDTERD; from the coding sequence ATGGTCACTTCCAGAACGCTGGTCAACGCGCTCGTTGGTGCCGTCGTCGGCGTCATCCTCTCGTTCGTCCCGTTTTCGACCGTCATCGGCGGCATCGTCGCGGGCTTTCTCGACGGACCGGACGTCCGCGAGGGAGCCATCGTCGGCGCGCTCGCGGGTGCGATCACGTTCGTTCCGATCGCCGGTTTCGCGATCTTCGGGCTCGGAATTCTCGGATTCGGGATGGGGATCGTTGCGGCCCCGTTTGAGGGATTCGCGATCGTGGCATTCGTCGTCGTTGCCGCCGTTGCGGTCCTCTTCCTCTACACCGTCGGACTGTCGTTGCTCGGCGGCTATCTCGGGGCGTACCTCGCACGAGAGTACCCGGAACGACGCGCCCGAACCCGGGAGGCGATCGGACTATCGTCGTCGAATCGATCGCGGTCGGTCGAATCGACGCGACCCCCGGGGCCACAGTCGGACTCGTCGGTGGTACGCGATCGAGGGACCGACAGACTCGACGCACGCGATTCGGGACGGGAACACAAGCCCGGTCGATCCGACGCGGACGACTCGAGACGCGACCGCGATACCGAGCGGTACCGCGACACCGAGCGAGACTGA
- the rpiA gene encoding ribose-5-phosphate isomerase RpiA, translated as MKTAGGSDAAKRRAGERAAEEVEDGFTVGLGTGSTTAHAIRAIGRAVDDGLDVRGIPTSFQSRRLALEVGIPLTTLDAVDGVDLAIDGADQVADDPSDPNAAGDGTLIKGGGGAHAREKLVDAAADRFVVVADPSKLIPTLERPVPVEVIPDAHSVVADRIRALDGEPTLREAEGKDGPVVTDNGNLVLDCAFGPIDDPGQLAPWLSELPGVLEHGLFVDLADATYVGSEDGVEVREY; from the coding sequence ATGAAGACGGCAGGCGGTTCCGACGCGGCGAAACGGCGGGCCGGCGAACGAGCAGCCGAGGAGGTCGAAGACGGGTTCACCGTCGGACTCGGGACCGGTTCGACGACCGCCCACGCGATCCGGGCGATCGGTCGGGCCGTCGACGACGGCCTCGACGTTCGGGGAATCCCGACCTCGTTCCAGTCCAGACGGCTGGCGCTCGAGGTCGGAATTCCGTTGACGACGCTCGACGCGGTCGACGGCGTCGATCTCGCGATCGACGGCGCGGACCAGGTCGCCGACGATCCGAGCGATCCGAACGCGGCGGGAGACGGCACGCTGATCAAAGGCGGCGGTGGTGCGCACGCGCGCGAGAAACTGGTCGACGCGGCGGCCGACCGGTTCGTCGTCGTCGCCGATCCGTCGAAACTCATCCCGACGCTCGAGCGACCCGTGCCGGTAGAAGTGATTCCGGACGCCCACAGCGTCGTCGCCGACCGAATTCGTGCGCTGGATGGCGAGCCGACGCTTCGCGAGGCCGAGGGCAAGGACGGTCCGGTCGTCACCGACAACGGGAATCTGGTGCTGGACTGCGCGTTCGGACCGATCGACGACCCCGGGCAACTCGCGCCGTGGCTCTCGGAACTTCCGGGCGTCCTCGAGCACGGGCTGTTCGTCGACCTGGCGGACGCGACCTACGTCGGCAGCGAGGACGGGGTCGAGGTCCGGGAGTACTGA
- a CDS encoding DUF1931 family protein, whose product MADLIVKAAVKEALDDKNVASDFYEALDEEVDELLEDAARRAEANDRKTVQPRDL is encoded by the coding sequence ATGGCAGACCTTATCGTCAAAGCCGCCGTAAAGGAAGCGCTCGATGACAAAAACGTTGCCTCGGACTTCTACGAAGCGCTCGACGAGGAAGTCGACGAGCTCCTCGAAGACGCAGCCCGACGTGCAGAAGCAAACGACCGGAAGACGGTCCAGCCGCGCGACCTGTAA
- the fni gene encoding type 2 isopentenyl-diphosphate Delta-isomerase, translated as MPETSDRKDDHIRIIEEEDVETSGAGFADIDLVHEALPDVHRDEIDTTTTLFGHELAAPIVIESMTGGHPNTTKLNRALAEAAQRTNVAMGVGSQRAGLELEDEALLESYTVVRDVAPDAFLYGNVGAAQLLEYTVDDVEAAVEMIDADAMAIHLNFLQEAVQPEGDVDARGCLERIERVADDLSVPVIVKETGNGIARETARRLADAGVDAIDVAGQGGTTWSGIESYRAAAVGASRQEHVGKLFRAWGVPTAVSTLEAADVHDCVIASGGVRSGLDIAKAIALGARAGGLAKPFLAPAGQGTDAVVDLVETLTLELRTAMFVTGSASIADLRAADHVIFGRTNAYVEQRRQ; from the coding sequence ATGCCCGAGACATCCGACAGAAAAGACGATCACATCCGCATTATCGAAGAAGAGGACGTCGAGACGTCGGGAGCGGGATTCGCCGATATCGACCTCGTTCACGAGGCTCTCCCGGACGTTCACCGCGACGAGATCGACACGACGACGACGCTGTTCGGGCACGAACTCGCCGCGCCGATCGTCATCGAGAGCATGACCGGCGGCCACCCGAACACGACGAAACTCAACCGCGCGCTCGCCGAGGCCGCCCAGCGGACGAACGTCGCCATGGGCGTCGGAAGCCAGCGCGCCGGACTCGAACTCGAGGACGAAGCCCTCCTCGAGTCCTACACCGTCGTTCGGGACGTCGCCCCCGATGCCTTCCTGTACGGCAACGTCGGCGCGGCTCAACTCCTCGAGTACACCGTCGACGACGTCGAGGCGGCCGTCGAGATGATCGACGCCGACGCGATGGCGATCCATCTCAACTTTCTCCAGGAGGCCGTCCAGCCCGAGGGCGACGTGGACGCCCGCGGCTGTCTCGAGCGAATCGAGCGGGTCGCCGACGACCTGTCGGTTCCGGTCATCGTCAAGGAGACGGGGAACGGGATCGCTCGAGAGACGGCACGTCGCCTCGCCGACGCCGGCGTCGACGCGATCGACGTCGCCGGACAGGGCGGGACGACCTGGTCGGGCATCGAATCCTATCGAGCGGCTGCCGTCGGTGCGTCGCGACAGGAACACGTCGGCAAACTGTTTCGCGCGTGGGGCGTTCCCACCGCGGTCAGTACGCTCGAGGCCGCCGACGTCCACGACTGCGTCATCGCGAGCGGCGGGGTTCGATCGGGGCTCGACATCGCGAAAGCGATCGCGCTCGGCGCTCGCGCTGGCGGACTCGCGAAGCCGTTCCTTGCTCCGGCGGGGCAGGGAACCGACGCCGTCGTCGATCTCGTCGAGACGCTGACGCTCGAGTTACGGACCGCGATGTTCGTCACCGGTTCGGCGTCGATAGCCGACCTCCGGGCGGCCGATCACGTGATTTTCGGACGGACGAACGCGTACGTCGAGCAACGACGTCAGTAG
- a CDS encoding GIY-YIG nuclease family protein has protein sequence MVDHAVYVLECADGSLYTGYTTDLERRVAEHDAGEGAKYTRGRTPVELRYHERFESKSAAMSREYEIKQLTRREKERLVGLE, from the coding sequence ATGGTCGACCACGCCGTTTACGTACTCGAGTGTGCCGACGGCTCGCTCTACACCGGCTACACGACGGACCTCGAGCGACGGGTCGCCGAACACGATGCGGGCGAGGGCGCGAAGTACACTCGCGGACGCACGCCCGTCGAACTGCGGTATCACGAGCGGTTCGAGTCGAAATCGGCCGCGATGTCCCGCGAGTACGAGATCAAACAACTGACCCGCCGAGAGAAGGAACGACTCGTCGGTCTCGAGTGA
- a CDS encoding ABC transporter ATP-binding protein encodes MTPPATGDSPGTGTAVGLENVRKTYQLGEPVHALDGVSLEIPQGSYTAIMGPSGSGKSTLMNLVGCLDTPTEGTVVVDGEDVAALEDRERTTLRGTTVGFVFQTFNLMPRLTALENVALPQLFQNVGRAKRRDRARELLDRVGLADRADHLPNELSGGQRQRVALARALVNDPAIVLADEPSGNLDTDTESDVLDLFGEFHDGGTTMIVVTHERHVAERAERIIHLLDGEIEHIENLDGEGVDPSNVGDIDRSSGANH; translated from the coding sequence ATGACACCACCAGCAACCGGGGATAGTCCCGGAACTGGCACGGCGGTCGGCCTCGAGAACGTCCGCAAGACCTACCAGCTCGGCGAACCGGTTCACGCGCTCGACGGCGTCTCCCTCGAGATTCCGCAAGGCTCGTACACGGCGATCATGGGGCCGAGCGGGTCGGGCAAGTCGACGCTGATGAACCTCGTCGGCTGTCTCGACACGCCCACCGAGGGAACCGTCGTCGTCGACGGCGAGGACGTGGCGGCCCTCGAGGACCGCGAGCGAACCACGCTCCGGGGAACGACGGTCGGCTTCGTCTTCCAGACGTTCAACCTCATGCCCCGACTGACCGCACTCGAGAACGTCGCCCTCCCGCAGTTGTTCCAGAACGTCGGCCGGGCGAAGCGCCGCGACCGGGCGCGGGAGCTACTCGACCGGGTCGGTCTCGCGGATCGTGCGGACCACCTGCCCAACGAGCTCTCGGGCGGGCAGCGCCAGCGGGTCGCGCTGGCTCGAGCGCTGGTCAACGATCCCGCCATCGTGCTCGCCGACGAGCCGTCGGGCAATCTGGACACCGATACCGAATCCGACGTGCTCGACCTCTTCGGTGAGTTTCACGACGGCGGAACGACGATGATCGTCGTCACCCACGAACGTCACGTCGCGGAGCGAGCGGAACGGATCATCCACCTACTGGACGGCGAAATAGAGCACATCGAGAACCTCGACGGCGAAGGCGTCGATCCCTCGAACGTCGGTGACATCGACAGATCTAGCGGGGCGAATCACTGA
- a CDS encoding ABC transporter permease, with translation MRLLESLRLSWRSIRGHKLRSSLTTLGIVIGIAAVIAFVTLGASLQAGVIGDISPDDQRNSYGWAAEPGTEGGPLAGAQPVFSQDDLDALSDDDDIDAAYGYMPLSTQALVYEDEISPQSDALVAAGPSYIRENTLAEGRQFEQGEREAVINPAVAGQFEENVTVGDELTIALQGGQRTTVTVVGITESSEGLSPFEGFEPSPRVYVPTDPFYTEDAAGAVPGGGTAGGEEGDPNESGENGTDADGNETGMGDDALFLAIVVEAESADDAAVDRAQESAIAYLESDDSDASSLLGDDLEITLQTSAELLQQLEDVLDLLQNFIVGIAAISLLVGSIGIANIMLVSVTERTREIGIMKAIGAQNREILGLFLAEAVILGIVGAILGTLLGLAAGYLGAWYIDLPLVYPYEYVALAIVVGVLVGIGSGLYPAWRAARTDPIDALRYE, from the coding sequence ATGCGACTCCTCGAGAGTCTGCGCCTCTCCTGGCGGTCGATCCGCGGCCACAAGCTGCGCTCGTCGCTGACGACGCTCGGCATCGTGATCGGTATCGCCGCGGTGATCGCGTTCGTCACGCTGGGTGCGAGCCTGCAGGCGGGGGTCATCGGCGACATCAGCCCAGACGATCAGCGCAACAGCTACGGCTGGGCTGCCGAACCCGGTACCGAAGGCGGCCCGCTCGCGGGTGCTCAGCCCGTCTTCAGTCAGGACGACCTCGACGCGCTTTCCGACGACGACGATATCGACGCGGCCTACGGCTACATGCCGTTATCCACGCAGGCGCTCGTGTACGAAGACGAGATATCGCCCCAGAGCGACGCGCTGGTCGCCGCCGGGCCGTCGTACATCAGAGAGAACACCCTCGCCGAAGGCAGGCAGTTCGAGCAGGGCGAACGCGAGGCGGTCATCAACCCGGCCGTCGCGGGCCAGTTCGAGGAGAACGTGACCGTCGGCGACGAGTTGACGATCGCGTTACAGGGCGGCCAGCGAACGACCGTCACCGTCGTCGGGATCACCGAATCGTCCGAGGGACTGAGTCCGTTCGAGGGGTTCGAGCCCTCGCCGCGCGTCTACGTTCCGACGGATCCGTTCTACACCGAGGACGCAGCGGGAGCCGTCCCGGGCGGGGGCACGGCGGGTGGCGAAGAAGGCGACCCCAACGAGAGCGGCGAAAACGGGACCGACGCCGACGGCAACGAGACGGGTATGGGCGACGACGCGCTCTTCCTCGCGATCGTCGTCGAAGCCGAATCCGCAGACGACGCCGCCGTCGATCGCGCCCAGGAGAGCGCGATAGCGTACCTCGAGAGCGACGACTCTGACGCCAGTTCCCTGCTGGGCGACGACCTCGAGATAACCCTCCAGACAAGCGCGGAGTTGCTCCAGCAGTTAGAGGACGTGCTGGATCTCCTGCAGAACTTCATCGTCGGCATCGCGGCAATCTCGTTGCTGGTGGGATCGATCGGCATCGCCAATATCATGCTCGTCTCGGTGACCGAACGGACTCGAGAGATCGGCATCATGAAGGCCATCGGGGCCCAGAACCGGGAGATACTGGGCCTCTTCCTCGCCGAGGCGGTGATCCTCGGCATCGTCGGGGCGATCCTCGGAACGCTACTCGGACTCGCCGCGGGGTACCTGGGCGCGTGGTACATCGATCTCCCGCTGGTCTACCCCTACGAGTACGTCGCGCTCGCGATCGTCGTCGGCGTTCTCGTCGGAATCGGCTCCGGACTGTATCCGGCGTGGCGGGCGGCGCGGACGGATCCGATCGACGCGCTCAGATACGAATGA
- a CDS encoding ABC transporter ATP-binding protein, producing the protein MTAIETSSVTKRYGDETALDGLNLTVNSGEVYGFLGPNGAGKSTTINLILDFIRPTTGEVSVFGLDAQDDTLEIRNRTGILPEGATCYDRLTGRKHVEFAIESKNADDDPDELLERVGIADSADKKAGGYSKGMAQRLMLATALVGEPDLLILDEPSTGLDPNGAREMREIIREENARGATVFFSSHILGQVEAICDRVGILRDGHLIAEDTVEGLRDSMPNQTRLRVQIDRVPENSSAALEALESIDGVSEVSADGTTVVITCADEAKTTALRTIEEYATVDDFATDESSLEDLFMAYTTGDSRRVVQ; encoded by the coding sequence GTGACTGCTATTGAGACCTCCAGCGTAACGAAACGGTACGGCGACGAAACGGCCCTCGACGGGTTGAACCTCACCGTCAACTCCGGCGAGGTGTACGGCTTCCTCGGCCCGAACGGCGCGGGGAAGTCGACGACGATCAACCTCATTCTCGATTTCATTCGTCCTACCACCGGCGAAGTTTCCGTGTTCGGCCTCGACGCGCAGGACGATACCCTCGAGATCCGAAACCGAACCGGAATCCTTCCGGAGGGCGCGACGTGTTACGATCGACTGACCGGCCGCAAACACGTCGAGTTCGCCATCGAGTCGAAAAACGCCGACGACGATCCCGACGAACTCCTCGAGCGAGTCGGCATCGCCGACTCGGCCGACAAAAAAGCAGGCGGCTACTCGAAGGGGATGGCCCAGCGGCTCATGCTCGCCACGGCGCTCGTGGGCGAGCCCGATTTGCTGATCCTCGACGAACCGTCGACGGGGCTCGACCCCAACGGCGCCCGCGAGATGCGTGAAATCATCCGCGAGGAGAACGCTCGCGGCGCGACCGTCTTTTTCTCCTCGCACATCCTCGGACAGGTCGAGGCCATCTGCGACCGCGTCGGAATCCTCCGAGACGGGCACCTGATCGCGGAGGACACCGTCGAGGGCCTCCGAGACTCCATGCCGAACCAGACCCGCCTTCGCGTCCAGATCGATCGGGTTCCCGAGAACTCGTCGGCCGCACTCGAGGCGCTCGAGTCGATCGACGGCGTCTCGGAGGTCTCGGCCGACGGGACGACGGTCGTCATCACCTGTGCGGACGAGGCGAAGACGACCGCCCTCCGGACGATCGAAGAGTACGCCACGGTCGATGACTTCGCGACCGACGAATCGTCGCTCGAGGACCTGTTTATGGCGTATACGACGGGCGATTCGAGGAGGGTGGTCCAATGA
- a CDS encoding DUF5788 family protein encodes MVSTDNELTTAQRRDFLERANRQSATIGQTLSETITVGDDDLPLEEFLIETRKVEGIPDDAKALVRETERELTAERARLVERLETAPIDREDGERIVETIVGIDRALNALRSLRRDGFAAETQSASLDDHKRWLEFMDSIRR; translated from the coding sequence ATGGTATCCACCGATAATGAACTGACCACCGCTCAGAGACGCGACTTCCTCGAGCGCGCCAATCGGCAGAGCGCGACCATCGGACAAACGCTCTCGGAGACGATCACCGTCGGGGACGACGACCTCCCGCTCGAGGAGTTCCTGATCGAGACCCGGAAAGTCGAGGGTATTCCCGACGATGCGAAGGCGCTAGTCAGGGAGACCGAACGGGAACTGACCGCCGAACGAGCGCGCCTCGTCGAGCGCCTCGAGACGGCCCCGATCGACCGCGAGGACGGAGAGCGAATCGTCGAGACGATCGTCGGCATCGACCGCGCGCTGAACGCGCTCCGGAGCCTCCGTCGCGACGGCTTCGCCGCCGAGACGCAGTCGGCGTCGCTCGACGATCACAAGCGGTGGCTCGAGTTCATGGACTCGATTCGGCGGTAG
- a CDS encoding thiamine ABC transporter substrate-binding protein, with amino-acid sequence MKRRTVVRTLGGIGGGAVAGLAGCLTRDGDDGPEDGPEDGDPEPDEPSYEGALRIATYRSMVTGPDPAGPWLEETFEDAYPDAEIEWVIPDEGIEHYIQRGRYDAEIDVDVCFGFTVGDLARIDDRIGSGGLLRELNLDRIDGVERIRDDLEFGDPHNRALAYDTGYVSLVYDETVLGRPESFDDLLGSAYENALLAQHPVTSMPGQAFLLWTIERTDAETAFDYWEELVANGIEIYDSWSDAYRGAYADAQRPMIVSYSTDPMFAAAEEDAADRHRVAFPNDEGYALPEGMGIFEGSEEPDLAYAFLEHVLSVDSQHELARRNVQFPAVEDVSLSPELSDATRQPAEPVTTSYTELRGHLSGWLEDWTERFDGRFEDE; translated from the coding sequence ATGAAACGCCGGACGGTCGTTCGAACCCTCGGTGGCATCGGCGGGGGCGCAGTCGCCGGTCTCGCCGGCTGTCTGACGCGCGACGGTGACGACGGTCCAGAGGACGGACCCGAGGACGGCGATCCAGAACCGGACGAGCCCAGTTACGAGGGGGCGTTGCGGATCGCCACCTACCGGTCGATGGTCACCGGTCCCGACCCGGCGGGACCGTGGCTCGAAGAGACGTTCGAGGACGCCTATCCCGACGCGGAAATCGAGTGGGTCATCCCGGACGAGGGGATCGAACACTACATCCAACGCGGCCGGTACGACGCCGAAATCGACGTCGACGTTTGCTTTGGTTTTACCGTGGGCGATCTCGCGCGGATCGACGACAGAATCGGTTCGGGCGGGCTCCTCCGCGAACTCAATCTCGATCGGATCGACGGCGTCGAGCGCATCCGCGACGACCTCGAGTTCGGCGATCCACACAACCGCGCGCTCGCCTACGACACGGGATACGTCAGCCTGGTCTACGACGAAACCGTCCTCGGAAGGCCCGAGAGCTTCGACGACTTGCTCGGATCGGCCTACGAGAACGCGCTGCTGGCCCAGCATCCCGTCACCTCCATGCCCGGCCAGGCGTTCTTGCTGTGGACGATCGAACGAACCGACGCGGAGACCGCATTCGACTACTGGGAGGAACTCGTGGCGAACGGGATCGAGATCTACGACTCCTGGAGCGACGCCTACCGCGGTGCCTACGCGGACGCCCAGCGGCCGATGATCGTCTCCTACTCGACCGATCCGATGTTCGCAGCCGCGGAAGAGGACGCGGCGGATCGCCATCGAGTCGCGTTCCCGAACGACGAGGGGTACGCACTCCCCGAAGGCATGGGGATTTTCGAGGGAAGCGAAGAGCCCGATCTGGCCTACGCGTTTCTCGAGCACGTCCTCTCGGTCGACTCACAGCACGAACTCGCGCGCCGAAACGTCCAGTTTCCGGCCGTCGAAGACGTCAGTCTCTCGCCGGAGTTGAGCGATGCCACACGCCAACCCGCGGAGCCGGTGACGACGAGTTACACCGAACTCCGCGGTCACCTGAGCGGGTGGCTCGAGGACTGGACCGAGCGGTTCGACGGCCGCTTCGAGGACGAGTAG
- a CDS encoding DUF7563 family protein produces the protein MPKCDHCSAHVSERFARVFADENGEIRACISCSANAGIAEAARDRARGT, from the coding sequence ATGCCCAAGTGTGACCACTGCAGCGCGCACGTGTCCGAGCGCTTCGCGCGCGTCTTCGCCGACGAGAACGGCGAGATCCGTGCGTGTATCAGTTGCTCGGCAAACGCCGGGATCGCGGAAGCCGCTCGAGACCGTGCACGCGGCACCTGA
- a CDS encoding ABC transporter permease: MSAITVAKKDFADAARSRKLMALTAVFALFTFGGAFLASWIGDLFAEMEGEGAETTIDLVVALQTPASYLVPIIALILGYAAIAGERESGSLKFLLGLPHTRRDVVLGKILGRSAVVAVSILIGFGVGLIGLFAFVGSVSIVDYLLFTLVTILFGFVYICIAVGLSSMTRSTTTAGAGAFGLIVFLWFVWGVLAMGVLYLVEGELWMESHPDWYISLLSLSPDAAYGSAIAAVFGEGQFTIASAYGVENPPLLAEPWFGFVVLGVWALVPLGIGIVLFNRADL; this comes from the coding sequence ATGAGTGCGATCACCGTCGCGAAGAAGGACTTCGCCGACGCCGCCCGCTCGCGCAAGCTGATGGCGCTGACGGCCGTCTTCGCGCTCTTTACGTTCGGCGGCGCGTTTCTGGCCTCGTGGATCGGCGATCTGTTCGCCGAGATGGAAGGCGAAGGTGCGGAGACGACGATAGACCTCGTCGTCGCCTTGCAGACGCCCGCGAGTTATCTCGTGCCGATCATCGCACTGATACTCGGCTACGCCGCGATCGCCGGCGAACGAGAAAGCGGGAGCCTGAAATTCCTGCTCGGACTTCCCCATACGCGTCGCGACGTCGTGCTCGGGAAGATCCTCGGCCGGTCGGCGGTCGTCGCCGTCTCGATCCTTATCGGCTTCGGCGTCGGCCTGATCGGCCTGTTCGCGTTCGTCGGTTCGGTCTCGATCGTCGATTACCTCCTGTTTACGCTCGTGACGATCCTGTTCGGGTTCGTCTACATCTGTATCGCCGTGGGACTCTCCTCGATGACCCGATCGACGACCACGGCGGGAGCCGGCGCGTTCGGGTTGATCGTCTTTCTCTGGTTCGTCTGGGGTGTCCTCGCGATGGGCGTGCTCTACCTCGTCGAAGGCGAGTTGTGGATGGAATCGCATCCGGACTGGTACATCAGCCTCCTCTCGCTGTCGCCCGACGCCGCCTACGGCTCCGCGATCGCGGCCGTCTTCGGCGAGGGGCAGTTCACCATAGCTAGCGCGTACGGCGTCGAGAACCCGCCGTTGCTCGCCGAGCCCTGGTTCGGCTTCGTCGTGCTCGGGGTCTGGGCGCTCGTCCCGCTGGGGATCGGTATCGTGTTGTTCAACCGCGCCGATCTCTGA
- the larB gene encoding nickel pincer cofactor biosynthesis protein LarB, which yields MRELLEAVADGSLSPAAAESELRGYVTGEAGRFDAARKQRRGIPEAILAEGKSAAQVVALAETALKTTGRALLTRVSDRQVEALETSLEERFPDATLERRGSTVRLLAAAYDQPTLDATVGIVTAGTVDGPVADEAEVVCTDAGATIDRIEDIGVAALDRTLDQVDRLREADVLIVAAGREGALPTVIAGLVDTPVIAVPVSSGYGHGGDGEAALSGMLQSCTVLSVVNIDAGFVAGAQATLIARAIDNARE from the coding sequence ATGCGCGAACTCCTCGAGGCCGTTGCCGACGGCTCGTTGTCGCCGGCGGCAGCCGAATCTGAGCTCAGAGGCTACGTAACCGGTGAAGCGGGCCGATTCGACGCAGCCAGAAAGCAGCGCCGCGGAATCCCGGAGGCGATCCTCGCGGAAGGGAAGTCAGCGGCACAGGTCGTCGCCCTCGCAGAAACCGCCCTCAAGACCACCGGTCGGGCGCTCCTCACTCGCGTTTCTGACCGGCAGGTAGAGGCCCTCGAGACCAGTCTCGAGGAGCGATTCCCCGACGCGACCCTCGAGCGCCGAGGGTCGACGGTTCGTCTACTGGCGGCCGCCTACGACCAGCCGACGCTCGACGCGACGGTCGGAATCGTCACGGCGGGGACCGTCGACGGACCCGTCGCCGACGAGGCCGAAGTCGTCTGTACGGATGCTGGGGCGACGATCGACCGGATCGAAGACATCGGCGTCGCGGCGCTGGACCGAACGCTCGATCAAGTCGACCGGCTCCGCGAGGCGGATGTCTTGATCGTCGCCGCCGGTCGAGAAGGCGCTCTTCCAACCGTGATCGCCGGCCTCGTCGATACGCCGGTTATCGCCGTTCCCGTCTCGAGCGGCTACGGACACGGCGGCGACGGTGAGGCGGCACTCTCCGGGATGCTCCAGTCGTGTACCGTCCTCTCGGTCGTAAACATCGATGCGGGATTCGTCGCCGGAGCGCAGGCGACGCTGATCGCTCGAGCGATCGATAACGCTCGCGAGTGA